The Frondihabitans australicus genome includes a region encoding these proteins:
- the groL gene encoding chaperonin GroEL (60 kDa chaperone family; promotes refolding of misfolded polypeptides especially under stressful conditions; forms two stacked rings of heptamers to form a barrel-shaped 14mer; ends can be capped by GroES; misfolded proteins enter the barrel where they are refolded when GroES binds), translating to MAKIIAFDEEARRGLERGLNILADAVKVTLGPRGRNVVLEKKWGAPTITNDGVSIAKEIELDDPYEKIGAELVKEVAKKTDDVAGDGTTTATVLAQALVREGLRNVAAGADPISLKRGIEKAVAAVSAQLLENAKEIETKDEIAATASISAADTTIGELIAEAIDKVGKEGVVTVEESNTFGTELELTEGMRFDKGYLSQYFVTDPERQEAVFEDAYILIANSKISNIKDLLPIVDKVIQSGKQLLIIAEDVDGEALATLVVNKIRGIFKSVAVKAPGFGDRRKAQLQDIAILTGGQVISEEVGLKLENATLDLLGRARKVIITKDETTIVEGAGDEEMIAGRVKQIRAEIENTDSDYDREKLQERLAKLAGGVAVIKAGAATEVELKERKHRIEDAVRNAKAAVEEGIVAGGGVALIQAGSVLEGLELTGDEATGANIVKVAIDAPLKQIAFNAGMEPGVVAAKVRELPVGHGLNAATGEYVDMLAAGIIDPAKVTRSALQNAASIAGLFLTTEAVVADKPEKVAAPAGDPTGGMDF from the coding sequence ATGGCAAAGATCATTGCTTTTGACGAAGAGGCCCGTCGTGGCCTGGAGCGCGGCCTGAACATCCTGGCCGACGCCGTGAAGGTGACCCTCGGCCCGCGCGGCCGCAACGTCGTCCTCGAGAAGAAGTGGGGCGCCCCCACGATCACGAACGACGGTGTCTCGATCGCCAAGGAGATCGAGCTCGACGACCCGTACGAGAAGATCGGCGCCGAGCTGGTCAAGGAGGTCGCGAAGAAGACCGACGACGTCGCCGGTGACGGCACGACGACGGCCACCGTCCTCGCCCAGGCCCTGGTCCGTGAGGGCCTCCGCAACGTCGCCGCCGGTGCCGACCCGATCAGCCTCAAGCGCGGCATCGAGAAGGCCGTCGCGGCCGTCTCCGCGCAGCTGCTCGAGAACGCCAAGGAGATCGAGACGAAGGACGAGATCGCCGCCACCGCGTCGATCTCGGCCGCCGACACCACGATCGGCGAGCTCATCGCCGAGGCCATCGACAAGGTCGGCAAGGAGGGCGTCGTCACCGTCGAGGAGTCGAACACCTTCGGCACCGAGCTCGAGCTCACCGAGGGCATGCGCTTCGACAAGGGCTACCTGTCGCAGTACTTCGTCACCGACCCGGAGCGCCAGGAGGCCGTCTTCGAGGACGCCTACATCCTGATCGCCAACTCGAAGATCTCGAACATCAAGGACCTCCTGCCGATCGTCGACAAGGTGATCCAGTCGGGCAAGCAGCTCCTGATCATCGCCGAGGACGTCGACGGCGAGGCTCTGGCCACGCTGGTCGTCAACAAGATCCGCGGCATCTTCAAGTCGGTCGCCGTCAAGGCCCCCGGCTTCGGCGACCGCCGCAAGGCCCAGCTGCAGGACATCGCCATCCTCACCGGCGGCCAGGTCATCTCGGAGGAGGTCGGACTCAAGCTCGAGAACGCCACCCTCGACCTGCTCGGCCGTGCCCGCAAGGTCATCATCACCAAGGACGAGACGACCATCGTCGAGGGTGCCGGCGACGAGGAGATGATCGCCGGTCGCGTCAAGCAGATCCGCGCCGAGATCGAGAACACCGACTCCGACTACGACCGCGAGAAGCTCCAGGAGCGCCTCGCGAAGCTGGCCGGCGGCGTCGCCGTCATCAAGGCGGGCGCCGCGACCGAGGTCGAGCTGAAGGAGCGCAAGCACCGCATCGAAGACGCAGTCCGCAACGCGAAGGCCGCCGTCGAGGAGGGCATCGTCGCCGGTGGTGGCGTCGCCCTCATCCAGGCTGGCAGCGTCCTCGAGGGCCTCGAGCTCACGGGTGACGAGGCCACCGGTGCGAACATCGTCAAGGTCGCCATCGACGCTCCGCTCAAGCAGATCGCCTTCAACGCCGGCATGGAGCCCGGCGTCGTCGCCGCAAAGGTGCGCGAGCTGCCCGTCGGCCACGGCCTCAACGCCGCCACCGGCGAGTACGTCGACATGCTCGCCGCGGGCATCATCGACCCGGCCAAGGTGACCCGCTCGGCGCTGCAGAACGCCGCGTCGATCGCCGGTCTGTTCCTCACGACCGAGGCCGTCGTCGCCGACAAGCCCGAGAAGGTCGCGGCTCCGGCCGGCGACCCGACGGGTGGCATGGACTTCTGA
- a CDS encoding cold-shock protein yields the protein MANGTVKWFNAEKGYGFITVEGGGQDVFVHYSAIDMSGYKVLEEGQAVTFEVGTGNKGPQAEAVRLA from the coding sequence ATGGCCAACGGAACCGTCAAATGGTTCAATGCCGAAAAGGGCTACGGTTTCATCACCGTCGAGGGGGGCGGGCAGGACGTCTTCGTTCACTACTCGGCGATCGACATGTCCGGCTACAAGGTCCTCGAGGAGGGCCAGGCCGTGACGTTCGAGGTCGGCACCGGCAACAAGGGGCCGCAGGCCGAGGCGGTCCGTCTCGCCTGA
- a CDS encoding LytR C-terminal domain-containing protein yields MPKFPPDRFDGVPESPLRVGAHRSGTKRHTGWVVFAWAALACGVLVAAGIGVLKYVDQSNQFHDTSTSAATAPATATGTASSSASPSKTTTQAPTATQTPTTIGPSQIDSSVTSITVLNSTQTAGLAANASSALTSAGYVVKGTGDTTSAASSSTVYYTNSATDNAAIALGIAQKLGISNVAQSSAFPNSTITVVLGPDYVKK; encoded by the coding sequence ATGCCCAAGTTCCCGCCCGACCGTTTCGACGGGGTCCCCGAATCGCCCCTGCGCGTCGGCGCGCACCGATCGGGCACGAAGCGCCACACCGGCTGGGTCGTGTTCGCCTGGGCGGCGCTGGCCTGCGGCGTTCTCGTCGCGGCGGGCATCGGCGTGCTGAAGTACGTCGACCAGAGCAACCAGTTCCACGACACCTCGACGTCGGCGGCCACTGCGCCCGCGACGGCCACCGGCACGGCCAGCAGCAGCGCCTCGCCGTCCAAGACCACGACGCAGGCCCCGACGGCGACGCAGACGCCCACGACGATCGGCCCGTCGCAGATCGACTCGTCGGTGACGTCGATCACCGTCCTGAACTCGACGCAGACCGCAGGCCTCGCCGCGAACGCCTCGAGCGCGCTCACCAGCGCCGGCTACGTGGTCAAAGGAACGGGCGACACGACCAGCGCGGCGAGCTCGTCGACCGTCTATTACACGAACTCGGCGACCGACAACGCCGCGATCGCCCTCGGCATCGCGCAGAAGCTCGGCATCTCGAACGTCGCCCAATCGAGCGCCTTCCCGAACTCCACGATCACCGTCGTGCTCGGCCCGGACTACGTCAAGAAATAG
- a CDS encoding DUF3263 domain-containing protein, translating to MHDDLVSGLTERDRMILDFEQHAPTVGARKEAAVRAEFGLSGARYQQLLGSLIEKPGALAYAPMLVARLLRLRDSREAARSARTFGR from the coding sequence ATGCACGACGACCTGGTGAGCGGGCTGACGGAGCGGGATCGGATGATCCTCGACTTCGAGCAGCACGCGCCGACCGTGGGCGCTCGCAAGGAGGCCGCCGTGCGCGCCGAATTCGGCCTGTCCGGCGCCCGGTACCAGCAACTGCTCGGCTCTCTCATAGAAAAACCCGGTGCACTGGCCTACGCGCCGATGCTGGTCGCGAGGCTCCTCCGCCTGCGCGACTCGCGTGAAGCCGCGCGCAGCGCCCGGACCTTCGGTCGCTGA
- a CDS encoding DUF2332 domain-containing protein — protein sequence MDTAQRFADFARAAADGGSPVYAEWAAGMAASPDLLAIVDRAWPTQRQPVLVFAVARWLGAETGSFEGLRAWLTSHADGFVTELDRRFTQTNDVRRVGPVAVALTRLLRSSTDGSQGSQEPRPVALLEVGASAGLGLYPDRYDLAIGPARLGDSASGVAVSVAVDAPDDHSATPAALPPIAYRGGLDLAPVDVTRADDRLWLETLLWPGQDDRVALLRAACAVAAADPPTLLTGDAVDGLDALVGLAPPGTRPVVVTSGTLVYLPGARRQAFVDRVRELGVRWISYEKTGILTGVHATIPDPALASGWFATLALDGRAIALGDAHGTRLRVIDREPGESPS from the coding sequence GTGGACACCGCCCAGCGCTTCGCCGACTTCGCCCGCGCTGCCGCCGACGGTGGCTCGCCCGTCTACGCCGAGTGGGCGGCCGGCATGGCCGCATCGCCCGACCTCCTCGCGATCGTCGACCGCGCGTGGCCGACCCAGCGGCAGCCCGTGCTCGTCTTCGCGGTCGCACGGTGGCTCGGTGCCGAGACGGGGTCGTTCGAGGGGCTTCGCGCGTGGCTCACCAGCCACGCCGACGGCTTCGTGACCGAGCTCGACCGCCGGTTCACGCAGACGAACGACGTGCGCAGGGTGGGGCCGGTCGCCGTGGCCCTGACGAGGCTCCTGCGCTCGTCGACCGATGGCTCGCAGGGGTCGCAGGAGCCGAGGCCGGTCGCCCTGCTCGAGGTCGGCGCCTCCGCGGGGCTCGGCCTCTACCCCGACCGATACGACCTAGCGATCGGGCCCGCCCGGCTCGGCGACAGCGCGAGCGGGGTGGCGGTGTCGGTCGCCGTCGATGCGCCGGACGACCACTCGGCCACCCCGGCCGCCCTGCCGCCGATCGCGTACCGCGGCGGCCTCGACCTGGCACCCGTCGACGTCACGCGGGCGGACGACCGGCTCTGGCTCGAGACGCTGCTCTGGCCGGGCCAGGACGACCGGGTCGCCCTGCTGCGCGCCGCGTGCGCCGTCGCCGCCGCCGACCCGCCCACCCTGCTGACCGGCGACGCCGTCGACGGGCTGGATGCTCTCGTCGGCCTGGCTCCGCCCGGCACGCGGCCCGTCGTGGTGACCTCGGGGACCCTCGTCTACCTGCCGGGAGCCCGTCGCCAGGCCTTCGTCGACCGGGTGCGGGAGCTCGGCGTGCGGTGGATCTCGTACGAGAAGACGGGCATTCTCACGGGAGTGCACGCGACGATCCCCGATCCTGCGCTCGCCTCGGGGTGGTTCGCGACGCTCGCTCTCGACGGCCGCGCGATCGCCCTCGGCGACGCCCACGGCACCCGCCTGCGCGTGATCGATCGAGAGCCGGGCGAGTCGCCGTCGTAG
- the msrB gene encoding peptide-methionine (R)-S-oxide reductase MsrB, which produces MEYKVEKSDAEWREQLSAEEFAVLRQAATERPWTGELLDESRAGLYTCAACNAELFKSGTKFDSGCGWPSFYESVRPEAVELDEDNSLGMVRTEVRCANCGSHLGHVFPDGFGTPTGDRYCMNSLSLNFEPAAE; this is translated from the coding sequence GTGGAGTACAAGGTCGAGAAGTCCGACGCCGAGTGGCGCGAGCAGCTCAGCGCCGAGGAGTTCGCCGTGCTGCGCCAGGCCGCCACCGAGCGCCCGTGGACGGGCGAGCTGCTGGACGAGTCGCGCGCCGGTCTCTACACGTGTGCCGCGTGTAACGCCGAGCTGTTCAAGAGCGGCACCAAGTTCGACTCGGGCTGCGGTTGGCCGTCGTTCTACGAGTCGGTCCGCCCCGAGGCGGTCGAGCTCGACGAGGACAACTCGCTGGGCATGGTCCGCACCGAGGTCCGCTGCGCGAACTGCGGTTCGCACCTGGGTCACGTGTTCCCCGACGGCTTCGGCACGCCGACCGGCGACCGCTACTGCATGAACAGCCTGTCGCTGAACTTCGAGCCCGCAGCGGAGTGA
- a CDS encoding nitroreductase family protein — translation MTEAPVRAAASRRRSVSKVTDSAPSHGELVELVGAASSVADHSGLRPWRIIEIRGDARLDVGRAIARAGGAEGEAFDKLAQKPLRAPLLVAVVVSRRESRKVPAWEQEATAAGVAHLLSLLLHEAGWGVMWRTGVWTRSPEVAEAHRLAPEEDLLGWLYVGEPAGDDDRERKPVDAEALISSL, via the coding sequence GTGACCGAAGCACCGGTCCGAGCGGCGGCCTCGCGCCGCCGCTCCGTCTCGAAGGTGACCGACTCCGCCCCGTCGCACGGCGAACTCGTCGAGCTCGTCGGGGCGGCGAGCTCCGTCGCCGACCACTCGGGTCTTCGCCCCTGGCGGATCATCGAGATCCGCGGCGACGCCCGGCTCGACGTCGGCCGTGCCATCGCCCGAGCCGGCGGCGCCGAGGGCGAGGCCTTCGACAAGCTGGCGCAGAAGCCCCTGCGAGCGCCGCTGCTCGTGGCGGTCGTGGTGTCGCGGCGCGAGTCGCGCAAGGTTCCCGCATGGGAGCAGGAGGCGACGGCCGCGGGTGTGGCCCACCTCCTGAGCCTGCTGCTCCACGAGGCCGGCTGGGGCGTGATGTGGCGGACGGGCGTCTGGACGCGGTCGCCGGAGGTCGCGGAGGCGCATCGCCTCGCGCCCGAGGAGGACCTGCTCGGCTGGCTCTACGTCGGCGAGCCCGCGGGCGACGACGACAGGGAGCGGAAGCCGGTCGACGCCGAGGCGCTGATCAGCTCGCTCTGA
- a CDS encoding M15 family metallopeptidase, translating into MDQFGTHSHTAPTPHQPLALSRRSLLLGGAAALSGLLIGAEALEAAAPAHAAETLAWGGYTNGRIPLGAMTRMPDGTYLRRDAATAATRFNSAFHAAFGTGAIRTQAYRTFPSQLGIFVKRYVPHKEKSSGGEYWRGNYWVKKPDVAVAAIPGTSNHGWGLAIDFSSGIEKAGSPQKKWADVNGPKFAWYPVGNDFGEPWHFEFHPGGLK; encoded by the coding sequence ATGGATCAGTTCGGCACTCACTCTCACACTGCGCCCACGCCTCACCAGCCGCTGGCACTCTCTCGTCGCAGCCTCCTCCTCGGTGGCGCTGCCGCCCTGTCGGGGCTCCTGATCGGAGCGGAGGCCCTCGAGGCCGCCGCCCCGGCACATGCTGCCGAAACTCTCGCCTGGGGCGGCTACACCAACGGCCGCATCCCCCTCGGCGCGATGACGCGCATGCCCGACGGCACCTACCTCCGCCGTGACGCCGCCACCGCGGCCACGCGTTTCAACTCCGCCTTCCACGCCGCCTTCGGCACCGGGGCGATCCGCACGCAGGCCTACCGCACGTTCCCCAGCCAGCTCGGCATCTTCGTGAAGCGCTACGTCCCGCACAAGGAGAAGTCGTCGGGCGGCGAGTACTGGCGCGGCAACTACTGGGTGAAGAAGCCCGACGTCGCGGTCGCAGCCATCCCCGGCACCTCCAACCACGGCTGGGGCCTGGCCATCGACTTCTCCTCCGGCATCGAGAAGGCCGGCAGCCCGCAGAAGAAGTGGGCCGACGTCAACGGGCCGAAGTTCGCCTGGTACCCGGTCGGCAACGACTTCGGTGAGCCGTGGCACTTCGAGTTCCACCCGGGCGGTCTCAAGTAG